The proteins below come from a single Corylus avellana chromosome ca3, CavTom2PMs-1.0 genomic window:
- the LOC132175210 gene encoding pectin acetylesterase 8-like, whose translation MISAILIQSLNLLLCTLLLLKTEGFSVGITYVQNAVAKGAVCLDGSPPAYHWDKGVGAGIDNWLVHIEGGAWCNNVTTCLSRKNTRLGSSKLMETEIAFSGILSKYQKFNPDFYNWNRIRVRYCDGASFTGDVEAVNPATNLHFRGARVWHAVMEDLLLKGMRSAENAILSGCSAGGLTSILHCDSFQALVPSGAKVKCLSDAGYFINLRDVSGAHHFEGFYSEVVATHNSAKNLPLSCTSKLRPGLCFFPQHVAPQIRTPIFLVNAAYDSWQINNILAPGVADPHGHWHSCKLDINNCSPGQIKTIQDFRLQFLSAVNGLGASSSRGLFINSCYAHCQTETQETWLRTDSPLLGRTTIAKAVGDWFYDRSSFQKKDCPYPCNPTCHNRVFDPQEHPEI comes from the exons ATGATCAGTGCAATATTAATCCAATCGTTAAATCTTCTATTATGTACACTGCTATTGCTCAAAACAGAAGGCTTTAGCGTAGGAATTACTTATGTCCAGAATGCAGTAGCAAAAGGAGCTG TTTGTTTGGATGGAAGTCCGCCAGCTTACCACTGGGATAAGGGAGTTGGTGCAGGAATTGACAATTGGTTGGTTCATATAGAG GGAGGTGCATGGTGCAACAATGTCACCACTTGCCTTTCTCGCAAGAACACTCGCTTGGGTTCATCTAAGCTAATGGAGACGGAAATTGCTTTCTCTGGCATTTTGAGTAAATACCAAAAGTTTAATCCTG ACTTCTACAACTGGAACAGAATCAGGGTTAGGTACTGTGATGGGGCATCATTTACAGGCGATGTGGAAGCAGTAAATCCA GCTACTAATCTTCACTTCAGAGGAGCAAGGGTTTGGCATGCTGTCATGGAGGATCTATTATTAAAAGGAATGAGAAGTGCTGAAAAT GCTATTCTCTCTGGTTGTTCGGCTGGTGGATTGACTTCTATTTTGCATTGTGATAGCTTCCAAGCTCTCGTACCTAGTGGTGCTAAGGTTAAATGCCTGTCAGATGCTGGTTACTTTATTAACTT GAGGGATGTTTCTGGAGCACATCACTTTGAAGGATTCTATAGTGAAGTGGTTGCAACACAT AATTCAGCAAAGAATTTGCCTCTATCTTGCACTTCAAAACTAAGACCGGGGTTG TGTTTCTTTCCCCAACACGTTGCACCGCAAATCCGAACACcgatttttttggtaaatgcAGCCTATGATTCATGGCAG ATAAATAACATTTTGGCACCAGGTGTTGCTGATCCCCATGGCCACTGGCATAGCTGCAAACTTGATATAAACAACTGCTCGCCCGGTCAAATCAAAACCATACAAG ATTTCAGGCTGCAATTCTTAAGTGCAGTGAATGGACTAGGCGCCTCTTCATCTAGAGGATTATTCATAAACTCTTGCTATGCCCACTGCCAAACCGAAACGCAGGAGACATGGTTAAGGACTGATTCTCCATTGCTGGGTAGAACA ACAATTGCAAAGGCAGTTGGAGACTGGTTTTATGATCGGAGTTCCTTCCAAAAGAAAGATTGCCCTTACCCTTGCAACCCGACTTGCCATAACCGTGTTTTCGATCCACAAGAACACCCAGAAATATAG